A region from the Duncaniella dubosii genome encodes:
- a CDS encoding RagB/SusD family nutrient uptake outer membrane protein, producing MSNYTQIVYLGQNYASVQRIWNYYTQQVLACNKALGIYHADVEDDYSKGARATALTFRAMTYLDMARWYEFLPNNNTSAVNIDGNDVTNLTVPIVTENTTEEEARNNPRATRQEMFDFLLADLLYAEQYISNVSYGTRLLPDLGCVYGLLARLYTWVEDYPKAAEYADKAIKASGCTPLTQDAWTNPKSGFNSMDNSSWMWGLKFEKENDAVGTGICNWTSMMSPEAEYGYAAVGACPIIDANMYARISDTDFRKLSWITPGVTSLVNDFPLINEEDRGYYVNYFPYGTIKFRPGAGNGTDPNEGSATAVPVMRVEEMWFIYIEALAHTNPAQGKQELEKFMQTYRDPNYTCSASSLDEVVEEIVFQKRVELWGEGQALWDIKRLNYSVVRDYEGTNFYEDSRKNTVGRPAWMNMVIVQTEGNNNQAVAKWNNPDIPDNY from the coding sequence GTGAGCAACTATACCCAGATCGTTTATCTCGGTCAGAACTATGCTTCGGTTCAGCGTATCTGGAACTACTATACTCAGCAGGTGCTCGCCTGCAACAAGGCTCTCGGCATCTATCATGCCGACGTTGAGGATGACTACAGCAAGGGTGCGCGTGCGACAGCACTCACATTCCGTGCGATGACTTATCTCGACATGGCCCGCTGGTATGAGTTCCTTCCCAACAACAACACTTCGGCAGTCAATATCGACGGTAATGATGTCACCAACCTCACAGTGCCTATCGTGACTGAAAACACTACCGAAGAAGAAGCCCGCAACAATCCCCGTGCCACACGTCAGGAAATGTTCGACTTCCTCCTTGCAGACCTTCTGTATGCCGAGCAATACATCAGCAACGTAAGCTATGGCACTCGTCTGCTTCCGGACCTCGGTTGCGTCTATGGCCTTCTTGCCCGTCTCTACACTTGGGTAGAGGATTATCCTAAGGCTGCGGAATATGCCGACAAGGCCATCAAGGCAAGTGGCTGCACGCCTCTTACACAGGATGCGTGGACCAATCCGAAATCTGGTTTCAACTCTATGGACAATTCGTCATGGATGTGGGGTCTGAAGTTCGAGAAGGAAAACGATGCTGTTGGCACAGGTATCTGTAACTGGACCTCGATGATGAGCCCTGAGGCAGAGTATGGATATGCAGCTGTCGGCGCTTGTCCGATTATTGATGCCAACATGTATGCCCGCATTTCTGATACCGACTTCCGTAAACTTTCATGGATTACTCCCGGCGTGACCAGCCTCGTTAATGATTTCCCCTTGATCAATGAGGAGGACCGTGGTTACTATGTCAACTATTTCCCCTATGGAACTATCAAGTTCCGTCCGGGTGCAGGTAATGGAACTGATCCGAACGAAGGTTCAGCAACTGCAGTGCCTGTGATGCGTGTTGAAGAAATGTGGTTTATCTACATTGAAGCGCTCGCACACACCAATCCCGCACAAGGCAAGCAGGAACTTGAGAAATTCATGCAGACTTATCGCGATCCCAACTACACTTGCTCAGCGTCGTCACTCGACGAAGTCGTAGAGGAAATCGTATTCCAGAAGCGAGTAGAGCTTTGGGGCGAAGGTCAGGCTCTCTGGGACATCAAGCGTCTCAACTATTCTGTAGTCCGTGACTACGAGGGTACAAACTTCTATGAGGATTCTCGCAAAAATACCGTCGGCCGTCCTGCATGGATGAACATGGTAATCGTTCAGACCGAAGGCAACAACAACCAAGCTGTCGCTAAGTGGAACAACCCTGATATCCCCGACAACTATTAA
- a CDS encoding AlbA family DNA-binding domain-containing protein — translation MKDLKGIRGKFYIASLIEEGEHEHQDFKFAISDARKIARSISAFANNGGGRLLVGVKDNGVIAGVRNEEDIYVIEQAAEMYCRPSQEIRVTAFRTEGDKTVLRIEIDRSPVRPVVVLEADGSRRAYYRVKDENILAPELMVRAWVASANSEGCVISFSTAEKSLVDMLDDGPVAVEDFMLSAHVSRASAEDTVIRLHSMGILDFHYNGKTFLLTRRNDPESEE, via the coding sequence ATGAAAGATCTCAAAGGCATACGAGGTAAATTCTACATAGCGTCGCTCATCGAGGAAGGTGAGCACGAACATCAGGACTTTAAATTCGCCATATCCGATGCGCGTAAAATAGCGCGCAGCATCTCGGCTTTCGCCAACAACGGCGGAGGCCGGTTGCTTGTCGGAGTCAAGGACAACGGTGTGATTGCCGGAGTCCGCAACGAGGAGGATATCTACGTCATCGAGCAGGCTGCCGAGATGTATTGTCGCCCGTCGCAGGAAATACGTGTCACAGCTTTCCGCACCGAAGGCGACAAGACCGTGCTGCGCATCGAAATTGACCGTTCGCCTGTCCGGCCCGTGGTGGTGCTTGAAGCCGACGGCTCGCGTCGTGCCTACTACCGCGTCAAGGACGAAAACATCCTTGCACCGGAACTGATGGTGCGTGCATGGGTGGCTTCGGCAAATTCCGAAGGATGCGTCATTTCATTCTCCACGGCTGAAAAATCGCTTGTCGACATGCTCGACGATGGCCCTGTGGCGGTCGAGGATTTCATGCTCTCGGCTCACGTGTCGCGTGCTTCGGCCGAAGACACCGTAATCCGTCTGCACTCGATGGGTATACTCGATTTCCATTACAACGGCAAGACATTTCTTCTTACCCGCCGGAACGATCCCGAATCAGAGGAATAG
- a CDS encoding 5'-methylthioadenosine/adenosylhomocysteine nucleosidase, whose translation MKIGIIVAMQKELALILPLLSDSSTEVRGTVTYHCGHIGENEVAVMQCGIGKVNAAIGAVSLIDAFCPELVINTGVAAGAGDEVAVMDIVLADRLVHHDFWCIGEEWGHVPGCPLYFPARLPQIRENENVKLGLIASGELFISSKDEIDSIRGHFPDVMAVDMESAAIAQVCEQRGVPFMCLRVISDTPWCSHDNSRQYDDFWNEAPQKTFEIVKEIIFNA comes from the coding sequence ATGAAAATTGGCATAATTGTGGCCATGCAGAAGGAGCTGGCCCTGATACTTCCTCTTCTCTCCGATTCATCCACCGAGGTCCGCGGGACAGTCACTTACCACTGCGGACATATAGGCGAAAACGAAGTGGCTGTGATGCAGTGTGGCATCGGCAAGGTAAACGCGGCTATCGGAGCGGTGAGCCTCATCGATGCCTTCTGCCCCGAACTCGTCATCAACACAGGCGTAGCGGCCGGAGCCGGCGACGAAGTGGCCGTGATGGATATTGTCCTTGCCGACCGTCTTGTGCACCACGATTTCTGGTGTATCGGCGAGGAATGGGGACATGTCCCCGGATGCCCGCTATATTTCCCCGCACGGCTGCCTCAAATCAGAGAGAACGAAAATGTTAAACTTGGATTGATCGCTTCAGGTGAGCTTTTTATATCTTCAAAAGATGAAATCGACTCCATCCGCGGACATTTCCCCGACGTTATGGCCGTCGACATGGAGTCGGCCGCTATCGCTCAGGTGTGCGAGCAGCGCGGTGTCCCGTTCATGTGTCTGCGAGTCATCAGCGACACTCCTTGGTGTTCCCACGACAACTCCCGCCAGTATGACGACTTCTGGAACGAAGCTCCACAGAAAACATTTGAAATAGTAAAAGAAATCATTTTCAACGCATAA